The nucleotide sequence ATTAGATCGTTTCTGTGAGGCCATGATTGCCATTCGGGCCGAAATTGCCGAGATTGAAACGGGAGTAGCCGACCGCCAGGCCAATGTCCTGAAATTTGCCCCTCACCCCGCCCGTGTTGTGACTAGTGATACCTGGGATCGGCCCTACAGCCGCGAAAAAGCTGCTTACCCAGCCGAGTGGACAAAGACCTATAAATTCTGGCCGGCTGTGAGTCGGATTGACAATGCCTACGGGGATCGAAATTTAGTCTGTACTTGTCCATCCCTGAATGAGTATGCTCCAAGCTTAGAGTAAGCATCATTCAGTCTAGGAGTTCGGATCACCAGGTCAAATGACGGCCTATCAACCTAGCTATCAGGCCTACTTTCTTTTATCCAGGCCCCCCCAGCGAGTTCACAAATCAACCCTAAGCTACCTTAGAAAAGCTCTCCCGGCTCCGAAGCGGCAAAGCTCTGGGGTAAAGTGGAAATAATGTAGCCAAAAACTGGGTATTCTATGGCATTTCGGCAATTTTTCCCACAGTCATCCTTACGGCGTAGATGCGGCGAAGTCATGATTACCTTGCTCATCTGTGTGGTGCTTTGGGGAATGGGGAGCTTAAATCACCCGGCCTGGGCTGGTCTAACGGACGATCATTTCGATGGAAATATATTCGCCCTCTACGGCGGAAATGGCTCCCTTGTGCCGCCCCGCGTCACCTTAGCCCAATCTCTACAACGTGCTCAACCCACCTTACTGGTTTATTACATCAATGACAGTAGTGATTGTAAAGCCTATACCACTGTCGTTTCCCAACTACAGTCCTACTACGGGCGCGCCGCTGACTTTATCCCGATTGATGTGGATTCAATCCCCCCCCAAACCAGCTATAACTCCAGCGAACCGGGCTATTACTACCAAGGCCTGGTTCCCCAAACAGTCCTGTTAGATGCTACAGGCAAAATAGTGTTCAACCAGGCCGGTAACGTTGACTTTGCCGTGATTGATGACAAGTTTCGGGACGTCTTTAATTTATTGCCCCGCACCCAATCCTTAGAGCTAAAACCCCGCCCAGTTAATGAAATTAATGTCGAGCTTTCAGGGCGTAACTAACCAGTCTGGCCTTTGGCTGAGCCGCTAACAACATCCATAACATTCCAGATCAAGACTGTCTTTTACCAGATTTGGATCCATAGAACTCTAGAACCTATTCGAGAAGGATCGAACTCTGATGGGCATTTCTGATCGGGTGATCACTGAGTTATTCTGCCCTGAAAACTCTAGCCTTAGGTCAATCACATCCCACCTGAGAAGTTTATCTGGGACTATAGGCGTTCTGTGCTAGTCGCCATGAGACAATACACATAGTGTGAGGCTTAGGGTTTATCAAGAGTTAATTTTCATCAAGGTTATTGTTATGCCATATACAGTTGATTCAGCCCGAGGCATTTTTTCAAAAACACTTGCTGCTGATATTGTGCCAGCTACGATTGCTCGGTTTAATCAGCTCAGCATCGAAGATCAACTAGCGTGGATTTGGTTTGCCTATCTGGAAATGGGTAAAACAGTCACCATTGCTGCTCCAGGGGCTGCCAGAATGCAATTTGCCGAGCCGATCTTGGCCCAAATCCGGCAAATGTCTTTTCAGGAACAAACCCAGGTGATGTTTGATTTAGCAAACCATGCAGACACTCCCATCTGCCGCACCTATGCCACTTGGTCGGTCAATATCAAGCTAGGCTTCTGGTTCCAACTCGGTCAATGGATGGAGCAAGGAATTGTCGCCCCGATTCCGGCTGGGTATCAACTGTCTGCCAATGCCGCCGCCGTGTTGCAAACCCTCAGGGAAGCCGATTCTGGGCAGCAGATTACGATTTTGCGCAACTCCGTGGTTGATATGGGTTTTGACATCAATAAACTTGGAACCTATACCCGGGTTGCTGAGCCACTTGAAGCCCCCAAAGATCTATCCCAGCGCAGCCAAGTCAAAATTGAGGGGGTGAATAATCCTGTCGTTTTAGCTTACATGAACAACCTCAATGCCAATGACTTTGATGCTTTAATTGACCTGTTTGCTGAAGGCAGTGCTCTGCAACCCCCCTTCCAACGGCCGATTGTGGGGAAAGATGCCATTCTCCGGTTCTTTAAGGAAGACTGCCAAAATCTAGTCTTACTCCCAGAACGTGGTGTTTCCGAGCCAGCGGATGAAGGCTATACCCAGATCAAAATCACAGGTAAAGTACAAACTCCCTGGTTTGGGGCTGGAGTTGGGATGAATATTGCCTGGCGATTTCTACTGACTCCCGATAATAAAATCTTCTTTGTGGCGATTGATCTCCTGGCCTCACCCAAAGAGCTATTAAACCTGTCCCGTTAGGCCAATCTTCTCGGAAGACCCACAATTGACAGGAACACAATCAGCCTAGATAAGTTTTGGGTGAAAACCTATCTGAAGTCATCTATGTAAGGGAATTGACCTGATCAATTGTGGTCAGTCCAGAGAGGGCGCTCCGAATGAAGAGCGTCTTTTTTTACATCATTTTGCTGCTTTGACCAGTGAGAATTAAGGCTGACTATATCTCGAATATATTAAGCAGTGCCGAGCAGGACAAAAACAAGACCATATGCAAGAAAATTTAGGTGGGTTATTTGTCGCAATTGGCCTGATTGGTCTTTGGTTCACTAGCTTCGGCTTAACCCTAATGATGCCCCTTGATCAGGTCTCACCGATTTGGATTGGTGCGGCTGTTTGGGGGCGGACATTCTTGCATACAGGCCTATTTATTACAGCCCATGATGCAATTCACGCTAGTTCTTTCCCCCAACAGCATCAGTGGCTTAAGGTCTGGATTGGGCGCATTGCGGTTGGTTTATATGCCTTTTTGCCCTATGACCAATGTTGTGGTAATCACTGGCAACATCATGCTGCTCCAGGCCAGGTTGGAGACCCAGATTTTCACAATGGGGTTGATGTTCATGTGGTGCAGTGGTACCGAAAATTTATTGGCGAATACCTATCCGGTAGGCAACTGCTGATTTTCGGGGGGCTGAGTCTTGGGATTGGCTTAATATTACATTTCTGGTTTCAGGTGGCCTGGCTAAACCTGGTAGTGTTTTGGGGTTTACCCCTGATTCTTAGTTCATGGCAGTTATTTTACTTTGGGACTTATCTCCCCCATCGCCAGAGTCCCCTGCCCAGGCCAGCAACCAATAATCTTGCTATCTTCCCTGCCAGGCCAGTTAATAAGTTCCAGCAAACCTCCTGGCTAATTTACTCTTTTCTTTCCTGCTATCACTTTGGCACCTTTCATCCGCAACACCACCAGGCTCCCCATATCCCTTGGTATCGTCTACCCTTAGTCCGTACTGAGCCAGAAAGAGTTGCCAGGACGACAAACACCGTTAACCAGTAAAAGGCTCCTCGACACAGCCGCTCTCAACCTTAAACGTAGTTAGAATTCTCGCTACCTATGGGAGCAACTGACATTCTTATCCTGGCTCATAACGGTTCTGGCCTTAATGTTGATGAGATGCGCTCTATGAACACCATAGAATTATGAGACAAAACTTATTATAATTTAACAACTCAGGCTATCTGACTGAATATAAAACAATTTATGGACGATAAAATTAATGCTTCAAATAAAAGATACTGGTTGGTCCGAGAAGGAGAAAGCAGTTGCCCAAGCCAGCCTCAAGTTAGCCCGTGAGCGAGAAATTGCATCCCTCATGTTGGAGGTTTCTCACCAGGCCAATGGCGTGACCACCCTAGACGATCTCTGGAAGCTCCATGACTTTTTAAGTGCGAGACGCTATGACATCGAAGGGAAATATGAGGATGAATACTCTGTTCTCATCTTTGTCCTGGCTCGCCTAGTGAAGGAGGGGTGGCTGCTGGTTGAGGAACTCAAGGGGTTAGAGGAGGATAAATTAACCAAAGTTACGGTTCTTGCCCGGATGTGACCCTAAATCCAGCCCAGACTGTTCTTGGCCAATAGACGTTTAATTGAATCTTACCCCCGGCTCTGATCCTGGCTAGATACAGTAACGGTGTTTAGCTGGTCTCTTGGCCAATGTCTCGATTATGGGTAGGGCATAACACAGATTTCTTTGAGAGCCATAGAACTCTATCAGCATTACTGATGGGGCAAAATCTTGATTTATTCCCTTCTTTAGAGGGCTGGCTCTTAAGGGGCAATCCTACCACCCCGGTTGTGATCACAATGGCGAGTATTTTCAAGGTATCCGCAATGGGTCTTCAGTCTTTCAGTCTATGCAAATCCACCGATGCCCTTGAATTAAATGCGATAGAGTAAGAACTATTGTCCTGTTTTCGGTCGCATCCTCGGTATGGCGTTTTCCTCCATTGCTGTGCGTGAATTGCCCCTATTTCCCCTGCCGGAAGTTGTCCTATTTCCCGGCCGCCCCCTACCACTCCACATTTTTGAGTTTCGCTACCGAATTATGATGAACACTATTCTTGAGGAGGATCGCCGCTTTGGGGTTTTAATGTGGGATCAACAATCCGGTCGCCCGGCCAGTGTGGGTTGCTGTGCTGAGGTTCTCCGTTATGAGCGATTACCCGATGATCGAATGGTGATTGAATGTCTCGGACAGCAACGGTTTCGAGTTTTAGATTATGTCCGGGAAAAGCCCTATCGGGTTGGCCTGGTGGAGTGGATTGAAGATGAGCCGGTTGTGGATGATTTAGCTCCCCTGGGCCTGGAGGTGCGGCAGTTACTAGAGGATGTGGTGCGTTTATCTTCCAAACTAACCGAGCAGAGTATTCAACTCCCCCCAGACCTACCCCAACTCCCGCGGGAACTATCCTTCTGGATTGCCAGTAATTTTCATGGCGTGGCTGGAGAGCAACAAAAACTCTTAGAAATGCAAGTCACTGCTGAACGATTACAGCGAGAAGCAGAGATTTTGACCACAACCCGGAATCATTTGGCGGCCCGCACAGTTCTCAAAGATACCTTTAATGCCTAAAGACTTTATTTAGCATCTATTTTGGCAGACCCCATTTAGGGGCGGTGGATGAATTTAGTTCTTGACTCAAAGCACATTGCTAAACATTGGGCAAATACACCTCAAATGCTTCGGAAAACTCGGCAATATGGTAATGCTCACATTTTTTCAGTTGAGAGACAATAGAGTTATGTGAATCCGGAGATTATGGCATGGAGGCAATTTACTGAAGAAGTTGGTGGCTTTCAACGGTACGGGTTATGGTTTGAAGAGGTCATTGGTTAAAGCGTTGATGTAAGTGGGCAGCGATTAATATTTTATTATGTGAAAATGAAATTTAAGGAAGGTCGGTATCCTGTTATCCCCAGATTCCGTCCGTCCGAGTGGTTGGCAAATGGTTGAGTTTTGGGCTGACCCTACGGCTAGAGATGTGCCCTATGGTATTAGTTCTTGATAAGTTAAGGCAGTATAAACTTTATAACCCTAGTTAAGGCTACAAGCTCCTGCTGGCATGGCATGAATATCAGATGATCAGGCAATTTTGCGGGAAGATGCGTATGAGCCAGTGAGAACCTTAAAGGCAGATATGGCAGCAGCTAATACGGCACCTATAGAGGTTTGAATTATCCCTAAGATGGTTGTGAAACCCTGTATTGTAGAGTAATTTTTGCAGACTGCCCCTGTCCTCGTCCGAGGTATTGGGTCAGGAGGTGATGCTGAATGAGGGGTAAAGCTGACAAACTAACTTGGGAGGCAAAACGCAGCAAAATTACAGGCCAGTTTCAGGACTGGGAATGCCTTTTATGGGGATTGGATGCGGTAGAGATACAGGTAATGGAGGTGCAAGTTGACGAGGAGCATTGTCGGTCAAACCAATACGCCCTTAACTCCCGATGGCAGAATTCGGATTCCTCGCCGCGGTGCACCCTCTCCCTTGGCAGATCCCTATCATCTGTTACTGTCTATTTCC is from Synechococcus sp. PCC 6312 and encodes:
- a CDS encoding thylakoid membrane photosystem I accumulation factor, encoding MAFRQFFPQSSLRRRCGEVMITLLICVVLWGMGSLNHPAWAGLTDDHFDGNIFALYGGNGSLVPPRVTLAQSLQRAQPTLLVYYINDSSDCKAYTTVVSQLQSYYGRAADFIPIDVDSIPPQTSYNSSEPGYYYQGLVPQTVLLDATGKIVFNQAGNVDFAVIDDKFRDVFNLLPRTQSLELKPRPVNEINVELSGRN
- a CDS encoding orange carotenoid-binding protein; protein product: MPYTVDSARGIFSKTLAADIVPATIARFNQLSIEDQLAWIWFAYLEMGKTVTIAAPGAARMQFAEPILAQIRQMSFQEQTQVMFDLANHADTPICRTYATWSVNIKLGFWFQLGQWMEQGIVAPIPAGYQLSANAAAVLQTLREADSGQQITILRNSVVDMGFDINKLGTYTRVAEPLEAPKDLSQRSQVKIEGVNNPVVLAYMNNLNANDFDALIDLFAEGSALQPPFQRPIVGKDAILRFFKEDCQNLVLLPERGVSEPADEGYTQIKITGKVQTPWFGAGVGMNIAWRFLLTPDNKIFFVAIDLLASPKELLNLSR
- a CDS encoding fatty acid desaturase, with amino-acid sequence MQENLGGLFVAIGLIGLWFTSFGLTLMMPLDQVSPIWIGAAVWGRTFLHTGLFITAHDAIHASSFPQQHQWLKVWIGRIAVGLYAFLPYDQCCGNHWQHHAAPGQVGDPDFHNGVDVHVVQWYRKFIGEYLSGRQLLIFGGLSLGIGLILHFWFQVAWLNLVVFWGLPLILSSWQLFYFGTYLPHRQSPLPRPATNNLAIFPARPVNKFQQTSWLIYSFLSCYHFGTFHPQHHQAPHIPWYRLPLVRTEPERVARTTNTVNQ
- a CDS encoding LON peptidase substrate-binding domain-containing protein, giving the protein MAFSSIAVRELPLFPLPEVVLFPGRPLPLHIFEFRYRIMMNTILEEDRRFGVLMWDQQSGRPASVGCCAEVLRYERLPDDRMVIECLGQQRFRVLDYVREKPYRVGLVEWIEDEPVVDDLAPLGLEVRQLLEDVVRLSSKLTEQSIQLPPDLPQLPRELSFWIASNFHGVAGEQQKLLEMQVTAERLQREAEILTTTRNHLAARTVLKDTFNA